Proteins from one Triticum aestivum cultivar Chinese Spring chromosome 7A, IWGSC CS RefSeq v2.1, whole genome shotgun sequence genomic window:
- the LOC123154493 gene encoding anthranilate O-methyltransferase 2 has translation MKRGSGVRMATGNGENSYAANSRLQEKAILETRPVLRKAIEEVYTSLSARRSTMVVADLGCSSGPNTLRVVSEVIGAVQFYTQKSEEERRAVEVQFFLNDLPGNDFNLVFRSLEQLEDLGGKEMLPYYVAGLPGSYYRKLFPSRSVHLFHSSYSLMWRSKVPKELSSCTHVNEGNIYIGKSTPPIVIKLFQEQFKTDFELFLALRSRELVNGGRLLLTFLGRKSEEIMMHGDVSTLFELVAKSLQSLVLKGRVEKDKLDSFNLPYYAPSVKEVKALINESKLFDIEHVRLFESNWDPQDDSDSDVVLNCASSGANVAKCIRAVLEPLIVDHFGDDIIEELFAVYASVVAKHLEKAKAKYPIILVSLKKVMH, from the exons ATGAAGAGAGGGAGCGGCGTTCGCATGGCTACTGGCAACGGGGAGAACAGCTACGCCGCAAACTCCAGGCTCCAA GAGAAGGCCATTTTGGAGACAAGGCCGGTGCTTCGCAAGGCCATAGAAGAGGTGTACACCTCGCTCTCTGCCCGACGGAGCACGATGGTTGTCGCCGACCTTGGCTGCTCGTCGGGCCCGAACACTCTACGCGTCGTCTCCGAGGTGATCGGCGCGGTCCAGTTCTACACTCAGAAGTCAGAAGAAGAACGGCGCGCCGTGGAGGTGCAGTTCTTCCTGAATGACCTGCCAGGGAACGATTTCAACCTCGTCTTCCGGTCATTGGAGCAACTTGAAGATCTCGGCGGGAAAGAGATGCTGCCCTACTATGTGGCGGGCCTGCCGGGATCCTACTACAGGAAGCTTTTCCCTTCCCGGAGCGTCCATTTGTTCCACTCGTCCTACTCCCTCATGTGGCGCTCTAAg GTCCCCAAGGAACTCTCAAGCTGCACTCACGTGAACGAAGGCAACATCTACATTGGAAAGAGTACCCCACCTATTGTGATTAAACTGTTCCAAGAGCAATTCAAAACGGACTTTGAGTTGTTCCTTGCACTGCGCTCCAGAGAGCTTGTCAATGGAGGGCGACTGTTGCTAACATTTCTTGGACGAAAGAGTGAAGAGATCATGATGCATGGAGACGTTAGCACCTTATTTGAATTGGTTGCCAAATCTCTCCAGTCTCTAGTCCTAAAG GGCCGTGTGGAGAAGGACAAGTTGGACTCATTCAACCTGCCATACTATGCTCCATCGGTGAAAGAGGTGAAGGCGTTGATCAATGAGAGTAAGCTCTTCGATATAGAGCATGTCAGACTCTTTGAATCCAACTGGGATCCTCAGGACGACTCAGACAGTGATGTGGTACTAAACTGTGCTAGCAGCGGGGCAAATGTGGCCAAGTGCATAAGGGCCGTGTTAGAGCCACTGATAGTAGACCACTTTGGAGATGACATTATTGAGGAGTTGTTTGCGGTGTATGCTTCTGTCGTTGCAAAGCATCTGGAGAAAGCGAAGGCAAAGTACCCCATCATCTTGGTATCCTTGAAGAAGGTCATGCACTAA